The proteins below are encoded in one region of Lactuca sativa cultivar Salinas chromosome 3, Lsat_Salinas_v11, whole genome shotgun sequence:
- the LOC111894688 gene encoding uncharacterized protein LOC111894688, whose amino-acid sequence MTYHLSKEEVTLSKLQGLLRLAESGLKGKCVEPTPTADVPIMAIGQGKWKKRKAPSKQNWKGNSHDGPSSNGPKGKTNSSPPASNPKDATWFYCKDKGHWKRNCPMYLQDIKDVKMKPASAGIKRK is encoded by the exons ATGACTTACCATTTGAGTAAAGAGGAAGTTACATTGAGTAAACTTCAAGGCTTGTTGAGACTCGCTGAAAGTGGATTGAAAGGAAAATGTGTTGAACCCACTCCTACTGCTGATGTCCCTATtatggctattggacaaggaaaatggaaaaagaggaaagctccATCAAAGCAAAATTGGAAGGGAAATTCTCATGATGGGCCTTCTAGTAATGGACCCAAAGGAAAAACCAATTCTTCTCCCCCTGCCTCAAATCCAAAGGATGCAACGTGGTTCTACTGCAAagacaaggggcattggaagagaaactgccccaTGTACCTGCAGGACATTAAGGATGTCAAGATGAAGCCTGCCTCGGCAG GGATTAAAAGAAAGTAG